The Chitinophaga parva genomic sequence TCATCCGGCACATTGCCGCCATAGTGCTGCTGCGTGGTGGCTTTTTGTTTGAGTTTTTCCAGGAAGGAGGCGGTCCTTTTTTTATTTTCGTCAGTCATGCGGCTAGGTTCAGAGTAATTTCAGGAGTTCTTCCTTTTTGGCAGTGTATTCAGCTTCGGTGATCAGCGCGGCATCAAACAGTGATTTTAGTTTGCGCAGCCGTTCCGTAAGATCTTCAGCCGGAGCGGGCGAGGGAGAAGGAGTGGGGGCACCTGGTGCGGCGTTGGGCTGGTGCAGGATGTTGGAGATCATACCCAGGACCACGCCCTGTCTTGCGCCATCGCTCAGTGCGGAGCCTTCCTTGTCCATGGCGTTGGCCATGCTGTACTGCGAAAATTTATGCACGTCGTTGACCATGTTCATGCCCGTTACTTTGTCGTACTGCTGCAACACCTCTTCCGGCAGGGTGATGCCGGTGATGGTGAAGCGGGTCACTTCCACGCCAAAGTCGGTAAAGTAAGGTTGTATGAGTGGTTGTATTTTTTCGTTCAATGCAGGCACATTGGCGGCGGCATCCACCACCGGTATTTTTGCCAGCGACAATACTTCGCCAAATTTAGGCGCTATGAAATCGCGCAGTTGTATTTCCAGTTCAGCGATAGTGAGCTTGGGATAGGTACCGGCGTATTCCTTAAAGAACTTTGCCACATCCACGATGCGAATATTATAGGTGCCAAAGGCCCGGATGCGCACCTGGCCAAACAGGGCATCAGACATAAGAATGGGCATGGGCGTGCCCCATTTCAGGTTTACAAACTGGTGGGTGTTGAAGAAATAGATGTCTGCCTTGAAAGGACTTTTGAATCCATGTTTCCAGCCACGCAGCCTTGTAAGGATGGGGGTGTTTTCTGTGCTCAGGGTGTACTTGCCGGCGGGGAATACGTCTGCCAGCTGGCCTTCATTGAGGAACATGGCGTGCTGGCTTTCGCGTACGGTAAGTACAGCTCCGTTTTTTATTTCTTTGTCGGCATCCTCAAACTTCCACATGAGCATATTGGGGTGAGGCGTCAGCGACTCAATGATTTCTAAAAAAGGTAATGCCATTCAACAATTATTTAAAGCATGATCCGAAGGGTAACACGGCCAAACTGCAGCAGTTGGTGTATTGCTGGCGGCCGGGGGCACGGCGTAAAGAAAAAGCAAAAAATTCAGAAAAACAAAAAGCATGGGGCGAACTTGGCATAATGTTAACATACCGGGAAATGGTTTGGAGTGCTAATGGCTGTGCAGGCGCAGTTTATTGCCGGAAATCGCCGTCAATTACCGGCAGTTTAACACCCGTTCCATGCCGGGGCGGTAGTTATACAGGTCGTCAACAACGATGACCCGGGGAGTGGGGGGGCATTTGCGGCACAACCGGGCCTGGTATTGCACGCTGCTTTATAATTGAACATTTATTGTATCAAAAACGCACACTTATTATTTTGTTTTAATTTGTATGCAGTTCATATTAAAATTTGTAATTCGGTGGCATCATTCTTAGCAATTGCTGTGTTGCGATTGCTTAATGCTTAATACATGCTGGTTATGTTTAGAAATTATATGAAAACCGCCTGGCTCTATTTACGCAGCCATCAGGCTTACGTCATCATCAATACACTTGGCCTGGCCGTGGGGATCGCAGCCTGCGTGCTTATTTTCCTGCTGATCCGGTTTGAAACAGGCTTTGACACTTTTCATAAGCATAAAGATCGCATTTACAGGGTGGTAGCGGCAACGAGAACGCCTGCCGGCATGCATTATTCAAAAGCCAGTGCCTTCCCGGTAGCAGATGCCCTGCGGATAGATTACCCCCAGCTGGAGCACGTGGCCCGCATTTACGGGCGGGAGAAAAAGCAAGTCACTTTACTGGATGATAAAGTGGGGGCACCGCAACAAAAATTCAGGGAGGATGTGTTTTTTGCAGAGCCTGAATTTTTTGACATTTTCAATTTTCCTTTTTTGGAAGGCAACGCAAAAACGGCATTGTCTGAGCCTAATACAGTGGTGCTTACCCAACAAACAGCAGAGAAATATTTTGGAGACTGGCATACCGCAGTAGGTAAATTCATCAGGTACGATAACGACCTGGTTTGCAAGGTAACCGGTATCCTGGCAAATGTTCCTGATAATACGGACTTTCCCCTGCAAGTGGTGTTTTCTTTTAAAACGGCCAGGCATGAGGATATGTTGACAGATTGGGTGGGCCAGGATGGATCGTTAAACACTTTCCTGGTGCTGCCTCCGGCCGTACCGGCGCAACAGTTCAACCAGTACCTCGAAGCCTTTGTAAAGAAGCACACGCCTGCCGAATATGCCAACCAGGGGTATATCCTGCAGCCATTGAGCAGGATGCACTATGAGCCGGAATTTGGAACTTACCGGGGCCACGTCTTCAGTAAAGAACTGATGGCCGCATTGGGCCTGGTAGGCGTGTTCCTGCTGGTCATTGCCTGTATTAATTTTATAAACCTTGCTACTGCACAGGCGGTGAGCCGTTCAAAAGAGGTGGGCATCAGGAAGGTGCTGGGTAGTAGCAAACAGCAATTGATCACGCAGTTCTTGAGCGAGACTTTTCTTATTACGCTCATTTCCGTCGTAATAGCGGTGGTATTTGCCCTGATAGCATTGCCGGTGCTTAGCAATATGATACAGGCGCCATTGACACTGCGGCCGGACCTTACATTGATCGCATTTTTATGCAGTCTCATTGTTGTTGTTACATTTCTGTCGGGTTTTTACCCTGCCATTGTTTTGTCAGGATTTAATCCCATCGCTGTGCTCAAAAGCAAATTTACCAGCAGAACGGTAGGTGGCATTTCTATAAGACGTGCCCTGGTGGTTTTCCAGTTTACAGTTACCCAGGCGCTGATCATAGGCACATTGGTGGTCATAGGCCAGATGAACCTTTTCCAGCACGCAGATCTGGGATTTGACAAAGATGCGATCGTTACAGTGCCTTTGGGAAATGACAGCTCCCGTGTGTTTAAAATGAACGCCCTGAAGGCGCAGTTGCTCCAGCAGGCTGGTATAAAAAGCGTGAGCCTGAGCGCGTTTACCCCGATGGATAAGGCAGGGTGGGATAGTGAGTTTAAGTTTGACAATGCGGTGAAGCCGGCTGGTTTTAAAGCCGATTTTAAGTGGGCCGATGCGGATTATTTTAAGACGTACAACATCCGGTTCATAGCAGGAGAACCGTATGCCCAGGCAGATACGGTGAACGGGTTTGTGATGAACGAGTTGATGGTGAAGAAATTAGGATTTAAAAACCCGGAAGATGTCATCGGTAAACGTATTGATTTTTGGGATGGAAAAATGGCGGCCCCGGTGGTAGGCGTGGTG encodes the following:
- a CDS encoding ABC transporter permease; this encodes MFRNYMKTAWLYLRSHQAYVIINTLGLAVGIAACVLIFLLIRFETGFDTFHKHKDRIYRVVAATRTPAGMHYSKASAFPVADALRIDYPQLEHVARIYGREKKQVTLLDDKVGAPQQKFREDVFFAEPEFFDIFNFPFLEGNAKTALSEPNTVVLTQQTAEKYFGDWHTAVGKFIRYDNDLVCKVTGILANVPDNTDFPLQVVFSFKTARHEDMLTDWVGQDGSLNTFLVLPPAVPAQQFNQYLEAFVKKHTPAEYANQGYILQPLSRMHYEPEFGTYRGHVFSKELMAALGLVGVFLLVIACINFINLATAQAVSRSKEVGIRKVLGSSKQQLITQFLSETFLITLISVVIAVVFALIALPVLSNMIQAPLTLRPDLTLIAFLCSLIVVVTFLSGFYPAIVLSGFNPIAVLKSKFTSRTVGGISIRRALVVFQFTVTQALIIGTLVVIGQMNLFQHADLGFDKDAIVTVPLGNDSSRVFKMNALKAQLLQQAGIKSVSLSAFTPMDKAGWDSEFKFDNAVKPAGFKADFKWADADYFKTYNIRFIAGEPYAQADTVNGFVMNELMVKKLGFKNPEDVIGKRIDFWDGKMAAPVVGVVKDFNGSSLEHEMTPVVLGSYKMVYRSLNIKIQPGHVKETLAAIERIWDNTFPDFIYEYQFLDDKIAGFYRQEQELSLLFKVAAGMAIFISCLGLYGFVSFMAVQRTREVGIRKVLGASVGNIVYLMSREFTLLIGLAFLIAAPGAYYLMHQWLQHFANRISIGVEVFLWTVLIAEAVAWLTVGYQAVKAAVADPVKSLRAE
- a CDS encoding SPFH domain-containing protein, with protein sequence MALPFLEIIESLTPHPNMLMWKFEDADKEIKNGAVLTVRESQHAMFLNEGQLADVFPAGKYTLSTENTPILTRLRGWKHGFKSPFKADIYFFNTHQFVNLKWGTPMPILMSDALFGQVRIRAFGTYNIRIVDVAKFFKEYAGTYPKLTIAELEIQLRDFIAPKFGEVLSLAKIPVVDAAANVPALNEKIQPLIQPYFTDFGVEVTRFTITGITLPEEVLQQYDKVTGMNMVNDVHKFSQYSMANAMDKEGSALSDGARQGVVLGMISNILHQPNAAPGAPTPSPSPAPAEDLTERLRKLKSLFDAALITEAEYTAKKEELLKLL